The genomic stretch TTGTTTTACCCCATGAGATGTAATCagagctgctctgtgaaacatACCAACATCAGTATTCAGCTGCTCAGTTAATTTAATGGCATATGCTGTATTCATTACCACAATTTCTTTTCCATCTAGATGTTAGTTTTAAGGTGCAGCCTCATATTAATGCCTTGGCTTTTAGGCAAGAGGTTGATTTCTTCCTCAATTTATTGTCTTCAGATTGATTATTTTCCTTCCTCATGCAGCTGTTATGATACATTCATATTGTTTATTATCACACAGGATTACATAtttgaaaaaacttttttattgtcACAATTGTGGATTAATAGTAGTGTGCTTTTGTACGCTTTACAAAAACAAtggatttaaatgtttatagtgtTTAGTATTATTAAAATTTACCATGTCACatcattttttaacaaaaaaagttAACATTATCAACATTATTTCTCAACATGTACTTTGACCTCAGACATTGTATTTCAGGTGCTGTTGATATAAATACCTTCTGAGACGCACAAAGTTTGTGCACTTTCCACCAAACACAGCAGCAAGCTGATCACGCTTTAGGCTGTGAGAAACATGAGTGCTGATTGTGCTTCCACTGTGGTATACTTTTTTTGCCAAATTTAAGCCATACGTAAGCAACCCAAGGAAGTTTTTAGTAAATGTTGAGTTTGCACCACATCAGTCACTCATTTGATTAAGTGCAAAATTATCAACTAGTTAACCAACTGccttataaaaaaatcattttgtaTTGTATGGTTCTTTttgagaaataaattaaatgtctTTCACAGtttctgtgtttttgtgtttaataCTTTTGAATTTTGGGTTgctcaacccatggttgggtcaaatgtgGACACACCCAAACATTTggttaaagtaacaaaaaattCTGTCCTATTTCACActgacttttttcatttttggtagtgggttatttttaaaagatttaaattttggtccaaaatgtttgtaattttaatatacttcctttttttaaaatacttacTTTACTATACATTATTTCTTTTAAACAttaatttagtaaaaaaaaatttgtaacaTTTATATTAAGTGCATAGGTTTAAATTCGTTTTGAAATGTACTGTGTAGTAGACTTTAGCCACAAGAGTGTTGTTTCGAATCTgttattttgctattgtttGGAAGTCTATTGAATGCAGTTACATTGTGTTCATATGCAGCAATAGCAAATGGCACTATTCTTACTCTGGTTATTCCTATCATTAGGTCTCCAAAGGTTCGCTTTAAATTCTGCACTAATAATAATCATTCCTAAAGAAATCGCTTGGGGTCGCTGTTTCCTGTTTATGTTTGCACCTGCGTAAAACATAGGCGTAAAACCCTTTCGTTTCCTCGTGCGTAAATGAATCGTGAAGAAGATGCAAAAATGTGGGTCACATGACGTGGTTTTATGTGAAGAGGAAAATATCTGTAAATACTTGAATGTTTTGAGGGCAATATAGAGGTAACTTTGGAAACACGGTTAAAAGAGTTTGActgttttttattgtgtttatgaGTCATTGAACTTATTTGATCATTAACCCGAAGCAGTCACTTTCTCAGCAACTGTTTTGAAGTGGATTACCAAGGTTATTTTGGACATATTATTACATCCAACACTTAACAAAAGACTCGATTAAATGTCAACATACTCGGCAGTGTCTGACAGGTATTGTGTCTTGTCCTGAACAATACAAAGTAATTCTGCATGGCTATGGCAATCATTTACGTAGCCTAGTGAACAACAATTATGACACACAAATCTCCACACAACTGTTTGAAATTTAAATGGCTAGCGTGACAAAAGCTTCTTAAGGGTCTTATATTACAATCTGGCAAACTTGGCGTATATGACATATGCGAGTAGTAGATCATACAAGATTGCCCCAAATGTCCCTTTATTAAATCCCTGCTGGGCCTTCACTGGGAATCTAAGGGCCCATAACAATTCCCTCTGTGATTCTCCATCTTAGAGATGTACAAGGATTAttcaaataatatataaaagatgtttaaatatatatatgatgtCATATGTTTAGCAACATATGCAACAACAAAGACAAACGACAGAACTCAGATTAACAATAGACCTAAAAATTCTGGAGGCTATAGGAGATtatatattgtaaaaaaaaaaacttgcttAAGCATGTCACATAgtgtctttatttattatgcatGATCATCTAAACAACCGGATGATTTGAGAAGGGGTAAAAGTGGCGCGTGTGCATATATTCATGTGTCCTGGGTGGATGGAAACCATGGAGACACCAGAATAATTTAGAAGTGCTTAAGTTGTGGTGATGGCATAATGCAGACCTTCACATTGGAATGTAAAATGACTTCACAGGAAGTTAAGGTCTGGGTCTAAAATTCAGCACTTTTGAAACTGGTGCCTGTAGAGCTAAAGAGAGACAGAGGGGAAGTGATGATAGAGATGTGATTATCaaagttattttattttgagaGTACTAATAGATGTTTGCCCCATACGGTGTTACCACAACATGCGGCTTTTAGGACTTGTTTTTTTGGatcttgtttttataaataatagCCATCTATATTACAGGCTGGGTTTCTTAATATAATATTACAAATACAAACTAGGGcttcatttttatgtttattttgagAGAGAGCTGATCaaccattcattttttttttgtcaaactAATAGCTTCATGTTCCCGCCCATCGTGGTGTTGTCGTCAGCGGTGACGCAGCATAGTTAAGCGCGCTCTTTCTTGTCATTCACTGCACCACGTTTCGGCGTTTGTTTGATGGTAGTGTTGTTTAAAGTGTATACATtaataacaattattttgctgtTCGCTTGGAGAAACAATGTCAGACATCGTGAACAAACAAAGGAACCAGGTGAGCCGTGAAATTTAGATTTTGGTGTGAATATATAGTGTTTTTGTCCGGTAGTGATTTAACGTTAGCCAGCAGGTTCGTTGTGTAAAAGGTTTGCCCTTACGCTTCAATTTCGGTTGTGGTTTAAACGATTAACGTTATGTTGTTCAGTTTTACTGCTGCTGATgataataattttttgtatttcctCTTTTGGGGTGGATAACTTGTTCAGTTTTGCTGACGAGTTCATAAAACTCAACTTGTGCTTTAACTCTCCTTGAAACAGGCTGGACGTTTAACGTTAAATTACGTTAAGCCGTTAACGTTAAATTACTTGCTACATTTAAATCGAATTGACTTTAACTGGCCAGACAGCATGGACATCATCACCACTTTAATAAAACGTGTGTTTGATTTTTAAGATCGTTAACATCTGGTTTCTTTCAGGTTAGAAATATTATTCATAACAAAGTTATGTATTTCAAAACGTGTTTATCTAAGTTAGCTTTTCATGATGTGACCGTAACGTTACTCCAGGATTGTAATTGTTATgtgtttatattatattgttgTGAATACAGCGGCGACTTCCTGTGTTTCAAGATACCGGTTCAGTCTAGAAAGTGTGGCGTGCACTGCCTCGAGCCTTACATTAGCATTAAACCCGGAAACTAATACAAAACTGTTTAATGTATCTTTCCGCGTGTGTATTTGTTTATGTGTAACAACaaatatatgtttttacattttccaAATGTCCCCACAGTGATAGTAaacaatttaaattaattaataaacatactacatttttattcaaaagtctaaaatgtgaaattttcttttaaaaatgttctacTATTACATCATATTTAGTATTATGCACTTAAAACTGAGTAGAAACGGTTCTTGTATCTTAAATTTGTGTTTCTTAATTTTTTGGTTTAATAGATCTTTATGGATGATCAAGGTGGAAGAACCAGGATTTTGTAGCTAACTGAGGTACATCAGGCACAGTTAGTGAGAAAGTCTGTGAAGTACAAGTTGACGCAGCATCTGGCTCTTCTTCGCTAAAACATCTCGAGTAGATCACCATCATCAATTTTTTTCCTCATATGGTAGGTGTGtcttacattaacatttatgcatttggcatatgcttttatccaaagtgactcgGTGATCGTACATTTCAAGGaatatattttatcagtatttgtgttccctggCTTTGAACCACTGAGCTATAATACAGGGATATCTTTCTCTTTCATTTCCCAAGAAAGATCTGAGGAATTCTgctgaatttgaatacctgtcAAGTTCAACACTAGTTACACGTTcacttattaaatgttttgaCTATGTTTTCAGTTTCTAGTTTGAGTGTAGTACTCTAGCAGTTAGGATCTTTAAGTGTATTACTTTTCGGCACAGATGGCAAAAAAGCACATGCTTAAATGTTGTTCTGGGTGTAACAACCAGCAGTTCTCATTTTCCTACATTTTCCTCATTTCTCTAGCACTTCTGATAGATCCATCAAAATGCTTCCCAACGGCTGTTTAATATTTGAAGATGAGAGCTTCCTTGATTCTACTGTGGCCAAGATGAATGCTCTGCGTAAGAGTGGTCagttttgtgatgtcagactgCTGGTAAGATCTTGGTCTATTTGCTTATCAATGTTTTCAGTATCTACTCCAAGCGTCTTAATTATGTTGTTCCCTCTGCAGGTCTGTGGACATGAGCTGATGGCCCACAAGGCTGTGTTGGCTTGCTGTAGTCCTTACCTTTTCGAGATCTTTAACAGTGACGCTGAGTTACAAAATGGAGTCTCACTGGTCAAATTGGATGACCTCAATCCGGATGCTGTCGAGATCTTACTCAACTATGCCTACACGGCCCAGTAAGTTTATTTTTCATGGGATTTAAactttatggggtggtttcccagacagataTAAGCtgaagccaggactagaccttagtttaattaggaaatataagtagttttaacaaacatgcctgacttaaaacattacttgtgtccaTTCTGAGGCAAAACCAAGGggactggtgtattttaagatatgtcaatgcaagttgttttcagtttggagagcttttacacttgttttaaaagcacataTTGGGTTtctttcaatgcacatagtgtatttgttaattttatgcaattaaaaattacatttgcaccatttttatgaaagttgaGACTGAATGggcctgaaaatgtcaaatggtgtaaccaccaattgtgccaaagaataagaaatattaaatattttatccaccttgatggcatgtaagcatatgtaattttattagttatttctaaatgtaaattgtaataatatttaattaatatttaatatttaataccattttgtaatatttgtcctgacatatgctaaAAACAGttcttttttaataatctttgaaaagtgtatgtaaaaaaaatcatattgcACTAAACAAGATGATTATATCTTATTCcagatttttatgaatatattttaataaaaaaaatactagtcaCACCAATTGACATAGACCGGTTACACtgcattgacatttttgcaaatattcttacaaaatgaaataaatccagaaattttagacttggtccttaAAAAAGAGGAtttatgcaagtaatctgcaaatttatttttgaaattttaacccttttacgttcaattgaaccatacggacacaaaataattaatgtcaCATCACTGACCCTTATCTATAATTTCTTTTTGACAGGTTAAAGGCAGATAAGGATCTGGTCAGAGATGTGTATTCTGCAGCAAAAAAGCTTAAACTGAAGCGAGTCAAACAGGTTTGTGCAGGCAGATGATTTGAACTGTCACATgtacaataaaataatgtagatAAATAATAATCTTTTGCATTTTCCTTTGCTGTTTAGGTCTGTGGAGACTACTTGTTATCAAAAATCGACAGCCAAAGTGCCATTTCCTTCCGCAGTTTTGCTAGATGCATGAATGATAATAGGCTTCTGGAAAAGATTGACATCTATATCCAGGAACATCTTCAGGAGATCTCAGAACAGGATGACTTCCTTAAACTTCCTCGTCTGACGGTGAGTCTAATGCAGGGTTTTTATTAGATTTTAGGTAGTCCTGAAAATTGCTCTGGTGTGTGACAACTTCTTCCTCTATCCCAATAATcttggtgtgtatgtgtgtttgtagcTGGAGGTTATCTTGGAGGAGAACTTGAGCCTGCCGGGTAATGGCAAACTTTATTCAAAGGTGATTAAATGGCTACAGCACAGTTTGTGGAAGAATGGAGATCCTCTAGAGAAACTGATGGAGGAGGTCAGTATTTTCCCTTTTTTGCTTACTCTTGTTTCCTAAATGTCTTTTTGAGAATGTCCATTTAGAGTTCACCCCCTTCTTCTGCCCCCAAGTTTTGCTCTTAACCTTTAAGTTTTGCAGTACGTTTGCTTCTCGAAATACTGAAAAACTGAACGATTTTCAGGTGAGCCAAACTGACTGTTCAGTTTGCTTCCCCCTTTTCTTTCAACCCTTGTCTATTGTAACTTACCATTTTCTTTCCAGCAGGGCATTTCGAAGTATTATTCATTGGATTCTAATGGCCACTCCTCCCCCTTGATCTCCCCATCTCTCCTGTAGGTTTAATATTACACAGCAACAGCAGATTTGTCAAGCACTGAAGAAGAACGCAACATCCCATCCATCAATGATACTATGTGAACCAACCAAAAGCCGTACGCTTCCATCTGTGTTCCTGAGAGCGTTGGAGATTTTTTCCGAACCCCTCTGTGCATCGATTGTTTGTTTAGATGGTGCTTTGATGCAAAGTTACTTGCACTAGGAATGATCTCTTCTTCCAGCAGTGTTACTGTATTACAGTTATTGTAGGCACGTGCATTCTTTGCCTCCTCAAGGTCTAAATAGCACGGTGTTGGTTGCCAAGGACCTCCCTCATAGCAGCTGACTCCTGCTTCAAGAAACACAGCACAACACTTGCTTTGTTCTTGTTATGGAAACACCCACATGGGTCTTGTTGGTGTTTTGTTGTTGCAGGTGCAAACGCTGTACTACTCAGCAGATCACAAATTGCATGATGGGAGTCCGCTTGAGGGGCAGGCAGAGGCCTGCAGCTCTGAGGATGACCACATCCAGTTTGTGCAGGTACAGGACTGGTTTTCAGTCTTCCTCCTACAGTGCACTCTATATTCACTGCTATAGAATAGCACTGTTATCTGCTTTATTAGCGGGTGGTACCAGTATAAACCACAAGGTTTTTTTAGTTGCGTGCACTGTGGAAGACCCCTTTAATGGTGGCAGATGTTATTTGAGTGGGATGGATTTGAGTTAGTCTATGGCCTGTGTGCCTGCATGCTTGGTAGAGGTAAGGGGTGAAATCAAGGGCAGTGGTTTGTAGCCGCCTGATTTAATTTTGCAGAAGAAACCTCTTCGAGAGCGAGATGAGATGAGCATGAGTGCCTCTGCCAGCCTCTCAACCACCTCCAACAGCCAGTTCAATACGCATGAATGGAAGTACATTGCTTCAGAGAAGACGATCAGTAAGTCTGTGTCAATCTTGGTATTGAAAAATCTGTCGCTATGCTATTAgcatgtgaattttttttttaactgcatATCAACAAGGCTCTGAATCTCCCTGTACTCTTCTCCAGACAACACATACCTGTGTCTGGCTGTTTTGAGAGGCGTCCTCTGTGTGATCTCACTGCATGGTCACAGTAGTCCCCACAGCTCCCCATCTCCAACTCCCTGCTTGCAGAAGAGCCTAAGTGTTGAGGATCAGCCAGAGGAGGTGCAGGAGAGACTACTGAAGCCTATGCTTTACGCTCGCTCAGGCCTGGGAACTGCTGAACTGGATGGCAAACTTATTGCTGCAGGTATGCATGTGAATAGTTTAATAAAGTACTGAGGTATGTAGTTGATCACATGTTCCTTAAGAGTTGTTTTGTAAAGCTCattgtttgtttgcaaaatgcACACTCTCCATTCATTGCATGTATCCTTTCTTTGTAATTGCATTGAAGGAGTAAACAAATACTGTATCTTTCTGCTTTCAACATGTGTCATCAAGCTCCATTGAAGACCGTTCGTCATAATTATGTTCACCCCACCTCATGTTATAACATAGAGGCAAACATTGTAAGACAAACACTTGCAGTGGTGGATGAGGGAGtggaaacaaacacaaaaacgaAAGCAAAAAATAGCATAACACAAGATTAAAATGTTACGCATGGAAACGAGCTAATTATGAATTACTTCTATATTGGTAGATGTACGTCAGATTAAGGAATTCATTGCATAGTTTTAGATCTGATGTTTATACCCGCTTTCTTTGCAGGTGGCTACAACAGAGAAGAGTGCTTGAGAACTGTGGAGTGTTACGACCCAAAAAAGGACTGCTGGACTTTTATTGCTCCCATGCGCAATCCACGAGCTCGCTTCCAGATGGCTGTGCTAATGGTAAGGACGGCACTGTTTCTAATCTTAAACTAGCTATTATTCCTGCTACTAGAGTTAATTCAATGGTTTTGTTTTAGGGTCAGCTGTATGTGATGGGTGGCTCCAACGGTCATTCGGATGAGCTGAGCTGTGGAGAGATGTATAACTCTGTAGCTGACGAGTGGAGTCAAGTCCCAGAGCTCCGAACCAATCGTTGCAATGCAGGTATGCATCACTTCCTGTTGTAAAGGTGTGGTCAAATGAAAACAGGAAGCAAGTTCTCTATGGTTTCAgttttaattaaatacattcCAAATGTCAATTAGTAGTAGTTTAGTAAAAATGTTGTTCTACCTCCCACAACCTTCCAAACCATGCCGCTTTGGAAGTTGAGAATAGTTCCTTGTCTGAATGAAAATGGAACACAAAGATGTTATGGTACAAAATGACTTGATTGGCTGGATGATCCCTTTTTTGTGTCGTCAGGTGTGTGTTCCTTGCAAAACAAGCTTTTTGTGGTGGGTGGATCTGATCCCTGCGGTCAAAAAGGATTGAAAAATTGTGACATGTTTGATCCGGTGTCAAAAACTTGGACCTGCTGCGCTCCACTCAACATCAGTATGTCAAATCCTTCTTTTTATATAAAGTAGTTTGAATCTGAAAATATCACTAATGCTAAATGTGTTTTCTAATGTTTTTAGGGAGGCACCAAGCGGCGGTATGTGAATTAGATGGATTTGTTTATGTTATTGGTGGTGCCGAGTCCTGGAACTGCTTAAATTCAGTTGAACGCTACAATCCCCAAAACAACACCTGGACGCTTGTGGCCCCCATGAATGTTGCTCGTCGTGGAGCGGCTGTGGCTGTGTTTGAAGGTAAAATAGGATTATTTATAAAGTGTATCATTTAGTACCTGGCAGACATTGGGTAAAAACTTTAATTGGGTGTGACAAGCTAaagttatttttgtgtttacagGGAAACTTTTTGTGGTTGGAGGGTTTGATGGCTCTCACGCTTTGCGCTGTGTAGAGGCCTATGACCCTGTCAAGAACGAATGGAGGATGTTAGGAAGCATGACGTCTGCGCGAAGCAACGGAGGGGTGGCCGTGCTAAACCGTGTGATCTGTGCTGTTGGGGGCTTTGATGGCAATGAGTTTCTCAACACAGTGGAGATTTATGACCCTGAAGTCAATGAGTGGAGCCCTTTTGTAGAGGCTTTCACTAAAAACTGAAAAGGGTGGGGAACTTTTTGTCCCCCAAAAATCGAGGTTTGTAACATAGCTTTGTTTTACTAAGAtgctgctgttttttttttgttgttgttgttttgttttggtgCTGATGAGAAGAATGGGTGGGTAGGATTTTGGGTTGGGGGATTTAACTTTGATAGATGATGTCACTGAGTTGCCTAGAGCAACATTTAAGCCTTTGCATATTGCATATTTTACCATGTAAATAGATTTTGTTTCGTTATAAATGCTAGTAAATGAAGTCATATTTGGAGATGGTAAAGTAAATGCCATTTTACAAATTTTCCGATTTATCAGTATGTAATATGATCTGAAACGAAAGGTTCACAGCTTACTGCAGTCTGATGCATTTCTTAGTCTATCAGGAGTAATTTGACATTGATTCACAGTGCCTTGCTTATTGAAGTTAAAATACATGTATAGTTaaagtctacataatgcttATATGCAAAATACAAGTAAACGCCTTGTCATCTTGGAGAGCTGCTGCTGCTTTGGTGGAATGGTATCTTGCCTTTTTATAGCTTTTTACTTGTATCTAAGTTTCCAGGATAGATAACATCAAACACAATTAACACCAACACACAACACATTTCTAATCATTTCTGTATTTTAAGCTATGTTAGACCTCAACTCtaaatggattttttttcttttggtaCAAAAAATGATGTATGATTAAATAAAGCATTTCAACTGGACTGAATTTTGTGTTGGTCAGCTTTTCATCTGTTCTACCAGAAAGTTCTAGAACAGAACTTGAAAACTTCAGTGTCCATCAAAGACATTGTTAAAGACAAAGCTTCTGGAAAGGTCACATAAATTCATGCAGGGCCTCTGTACTTAGAGTAGACTAACCTTCGCTCCTGATCACTGTGGTAACATTAGGGCAGGTTACTGTGGATAAGTGAGTCCGCGTTGGAGTTGAGACAACAATTGCTCTTTACAGCAGGTGTCAAAGACAGGTCATGTAATCCAATTTAAAGACTTTGTTGCCCATTTGACCCGTTACGGCTCTATCAAGGATCTTCAAAAATGTTCAACACTAATCTGAAAAgtgtttttaaagattttacATTGGGGATATTATTTCAGATGCACAGTTGGGAATTAATTTGAATTTCATGTATAaaagctttaaaataaaaagtgtcaTCCACTGCTAGGGGCCAACCTGGCCTTTTTGCTTCAAAACAGTGTATCATTTGCATGAcaagttttacatttatgcCACACATGTATTATCTAGCAGGTAGAGTTataatgattaaataattgtCTCATagcgatgatttcagatcaccacaatgattgcatatctctctaaaaaacacaaggggagctgcagcgcctgtataaacaAGACCGTATCAGATGGCGCTCCTTAACTGATAATGCAACGTgatacattgcaaagccatgcaatacagtggaaaaacagcatttaaagaaatgctgtaAAATTTTGATAAGCAGTATGAACTGCCAGGTAAACATTCGTTTCCAAAAAAGCAATTCCAAATTTAGGGATGTCAAGGATGCTATCCTTAAGGAtctgtaagaatttttttttttttgcagccacTACAGACTTGTGGTCCAGTAATAATATGACCTTAGAAGGATTGGCTACTATTTAAGGCAGGGGTCACCAATCCTGCCCCTGGCTGGCGCCCTAATTTAAGGCCTGTTCTGGTATAGTCAGTATATTTtgattgaaaataaatatgcagtaatttttcagacactttattGTGTTCATTTCTTATTAAGAATTTTcagatatattcattaaataattacttttattccatggggctgttgaatgctgtgATCTGactggttgagaaatgttacaTGGGTGTTGGTTATTTTTCACCTAACTATGGTATAAGGTGGTAATGAGG from Paramisgurnus dabryanus chromosome 6, PD_genome_1.1, whole genome shotgun sequence encodes the following:
- the ivns1abpb gene encoding influenza virus NS1A-binding protein homolog B; its protein translation is MLPNGCLIFEDESFLDSTVAKMNALRKSGQFCDVRLLVCGHELMAHKAVLACCSPYLFEIFNSDAELQNGVSLVKLDDLNPDAVEILLNYAYTAQLKADKDLVRDVYSAAKKLKLKRVKQVCGDYLLSKIDSQSAISFRSFARCMNDNRLLEKIDIYIQEHLQEISEQDDFLKLPRLTLEVILEENLSLPGNGKLYSKVIKWLQHSLWKNGDPLEKLMEEVQTLYYSADHKLHDGSPLEGQAEACSSEDDHIQFVQKKPLRERDEMSMSASASLSTTSNSQFNTHEWKYIASEKTINNTYLCLAVLRGVLCVISLHGHSSPHSSPSPTPCLQKSLSVEDQPEEVQERLLKPMLYARSGLGTAELDGKLIAAGGYNREECLRTVECYDPKKDCWTFIAPMRNPRARFQMAVLMGQLYVMGGSNGHSDELSCGEMYNSVADEWSQVPELRTNRCNAGVCSLQNKLFVVGGSDPCGQKGLKNCDMFDPVSKTWTCCAPLNIRRHQAAVCELDGFVYVIGGAESWNCLNSVERYNPQNNTWTLVAPMNVARRGAAVAVFEGKLFVVGGFDGSHALRCVEAYDPVKNEWRMLGSMTSARSNGGVAVLNRVICAVGGFDGNEFLNTVEIYDPEVNEWSPFVEAFTKN